Within the Girardinichthys multiradiatus isolate DD_20200921_A chromosome 12, DD_fGirMul_XY1, whole genome shotgun sequence genome, the region tgacctggggaatgcggcacctgtagcccatttcctgcacacgcctgtacacggtggctctggatgtttctcctccagactcagtccactggttccgcaggtcccccaaggtctggaatcggcccttctccacaatcttcctcagggtccggtcacctcttctcgttgtgcagcgttttctgccacactttttccttcccacagacttcccactgaggtgccttgatacagcactctgggaacagcctattcgttcagaaatttctttctgtgtcttaccctcttgcttgagggtgtcaatagtggccttctggacagcagtcaggtcggcagtcttacccatgattggggttttgagtgatgaaccaggctgggagttttaaaggcctcaggaatcttttgcaggtgtttagagttaactcgttgattcagatgattaggttcatagctcgtttagagacccttttaatgatatgctaattttgtgagataggaattttgggttttcatgagctgtatgccaaaatcatccgtattaagacaataaaagacctgaaatatttcagttagtgtgcaataaatctaaaatatatgaatgttaaattttcatcatgacattatggaaaataatgaactttatcacaatatgctaatattttgagaaggacctgtacatgcaggGCTAAAATGCCAttgtttagataaaagcatattaatgtgtgAGAAACGCTTAATCAAAATCCAGATATTgggaaaatgttgaaaaacataaactagggtttaaagatgctctccatccagtctgactcaACCTGATTGTTGTCTGTAAAAAGCGGGTCAGGGGAGCTGAACAGAAAAGCAGGGCATAattttcaggattttatttggaaaatattaaaaccatgcataatttttccttctacttctctATTATGTATTGCTTTGACTTGGTCTatcaataataaaatacattgaggtttgtggttctaCTCTGAAATGTATAAGGGCTgtgaatactttggcaaggcaTTTTAGACGTCAATCTCTCTTGTTTATAAAAGGTACCACCAGAAAAATGTGTGAGATGAACAGTAAACAAATATGTGTCTCAAACACATGCTGATCACGGAGCGCTGGATAGGCATATAGGAAGTTGATATGTAGTGTTTGGCCCTTCAAGATCTTTActtaggaaaaacaaaatgtcaagGCTCTTTGTGAACAGTAACATCTTAAAGATACCCAAGAAAATGAGCTCAGTGAACATGACATTCAGCAGTGATGCGCATGTGGATGAATAGATGTTTGGATTGATGAAGACACGAAACAATCTCAGACCGAGACCATTTAAAACAGGCCCAGCAGTAACTGGGTTAAAAGATGACAGGACACATCAGAGTTGGTTATGGAACGGCACTGGGGCGCTGGGATGAGCCTATTTGTACCTGGAGGAGTAATACTCTTCCTCTAGCTCATAGAGGTCAACAGCGATCTCATCACGGAGCGACGTCAGCTTCTTGTCGCACTCGTCTTGCAGCGCTCGGAGCTGCTGGTTTTGCTGACTGATGGCATCGTTCACCGAAGGAAAGTCGTTCAGGATCAGGAACTGTTTCAGATCTGACACCAGCTTCATCAGGGACTCACCGGCACGAACCTGGTGcaacacagaataaaaaaaataaaataaaaaaaaactgtctaaaACTACTtaaacaatccaccatcatctccaagAAGAAACATTCTGACCCACTTCATATTATCTGATGTGCTTTTTTGTGTCTAAAATGTTCCTGTACTTTTAGTTTTGTTATTCCTTGTAAAATGTTGCATCTAATGAATGTTTCTGTGTGGAGCATTCTGGGAAATATAGTGTTCCTGCAGCTCAGTGAACGTAAACTGTTTGacgattattttttatttattttatataaattagCAACtcaaagtgccttgcaaaagtattcctaccccttgtcacattaaaaccacaagcttcaatTTGTTTCATTAAGcttttatattcatttatttatttatatactcCATATAAACAGCAGTTCAAGACAGCAGTAGTAccacacatgcatacacattttaacatagaaaaaacattaaaagtcaCTAAAGTATTGGCAAATATGCTACTGAGCAACACAAATTAgcacattattgtgaagtggatgaAAACACgcctcccacagcatgatggtgcggTCACCATGTTTCCCTGTGGGGATGTGGAGTGTTACTTCTTCACCTCACACAGCCTTTTGTATGTTGGTCAGGAGAAGTTCAATGTGTGAGGTACAGGTTTCCACTTTCAGTAGCATTTACTCAAATATGCTGTGCAGCATAATAACATCTCCCACTCTATCAAATCCATGAATTAAAGGTTGCTTCACAACACAGGAAGCATAACGCTTTGTGCCTCACTTACGATGTTTGCAGCTCTGACGTGCATCTCATAGTGGTCCTGTTCTGCTTGGGTGGGTCGTGATACCTGAGTCTCATCCTCTACCTGAACAAAGATAAAAGCAGGATATGGAAAGGGTGTGAGAGTGATGCAGACGTTACTGCTGGGGGAAAACATGTTGGGGTGAGAAACCAGTAAACTGCCTTTGCAGTCTTGACGATTTCCGTGAAGTTGTCCATGATGGACTTGATGTCGTCTTTGAGTCTCTTGTTGTAGTTCTGCAGCAGAGTCTCTTTGCTCTGAGGGAGTACCCTCTGGTTTGCCATGGTGCTCAGCAGGACCCACAGCAAGTATCTGTTCAAGTTCACACAAATGAAATAACCCAGAAGAACGAATGTAGACTGAAAGCAGTGAAAAGGAAAAGGCGCGTTTTCACCGAACAAGAACAAATGACGCCAATAAACCtcgtttttaaatacatttttatatgagAGCTGACCGTTGATAATACTTACTGTTTTAACGCATTCTCATAAGAGCTATTGTTTGGTTGAACATCCAAAACGGGTCTGTTGCTCCTCGTCTTCTTCTTGTAGCTGTTAGCGATTCACGTCCGGTATGTTTATGTACATTAGCGCCCTCTAGCAAGAACGCATCCAAAAACAActaagatatacaggggttggacaatgaaactgaaacacctgtcattttagtgtgggaggtttcatggctaaattggaccagcctggtagccagtcttcattgattgcacattgcaccagtaagagcagagtgtgaaggttcaattagcagggta harbors:
- the med22 gene encoding mediator of RNA polymerase II transcription subunit 22 isoform X3, which translates into the protein MANQRVLPQSKETLLQNYNKRLKDDIKSIMDNFTEIVKTAKVEDETQVSRPTQAEQDHYEMHVRAANIVRAGESLMKLVSDLKQFLILNDFPSVNDAISQQNQQLRALQDECDKKLTSLRDEIAVDLYELEEEYYSSRYK
- the med22 gene encoding mediator of RNA polymerase II transcription subunit 22 isoform X2, producing MANQRVLPQSKETLLQNYNKRLKDDIKSIMDNFTEIVKTAKVEDETQVSRPTQAEQDHYEMHVRAANIVRAGESLMKLVSDLKQFLILNDFPSVNDAISQQNQQLRALQDECDKKLTSLRDEIAVDLYELEEEYYSSSQWNSTDLPLCEAYRRRDSWASPDSSSSSTQEDREDAVGTPSQEANAQHHVNGHGTTSAEKP
- the med22 gene encoding mediator of RNA polymerase II transcription subunit 22 isoform X1, with product MANQRVLPQSKETLLQNYNKRLKDDIKSIMDNFTEIVKTAKVEDETQVSRPTQAEQDHYEMHVRAANIVRAGESLMKLVSDLKQFLILNDFPSVNDAISQQNQQLRALQDECDKKLTSLRDEIAVDLYELEEEYYSSSYSQWNSTDLPLCEAYRRRDSWASPDSSSSSTQEDREDAVGTPSQEANAQHHVNGHGTTSAEKP